In Daphnia pulex isolate KAP4 chromosome 7, ASM2113471v1, one genomic interval encodes:
- the LOC124198416 gene encoding gustatory receptor for sugar taste 64c-like has translation MGGSQRSTVTLRALIPYLVIYRALGLLPINFASETANPSKPTIPWLCRFRPRLCWRQIGWTRLYSASVFLLVTGFLFEKLPSLESKEKDVVGRLEVANRSSICLNVFVTSAICFCYVGKRMSALTQKMIQCEQDLIALGCHLQNRLAVYCWIVLAIGSVATILNELVIGIKYIRPTMNSATEEEDQSTLLVIFRSIMTPFTAGLMPFVDFSVIHLSLIFSAYLKQLRKEIEHWSSLGLKAKERLRLTYWEVQSLIKVNLINDSDDIFSPTILIESLSCVAHLTLQINILVGTKIESSESDEYDKHHVFMVTAITTVYLFIRFISSSLFAEMIHRERFKSQRCLYEQSGEEFWSYDLELLVTKRFVHQLTLPLGFTGCGFFKLGKSYLIAMCGTILTYEIVLMDMANSKNPATFESCLNNSFTLAQHGTGIAENSN, from the exons ATGGGTGGCAGTCAAAGGTCCACTGTTACCCTTCGTGCTTTGATCCCTTATTTGGTCATTTACAGGGCACTAGGTTTATTACCTATAAATTTCGCATCGGAAACCGCTAATCCATCTAAGCCGACTATTCCTTGGTTGTGTCGTTTCCGTCCCCGACTCTGCTGGCGCCAAATAGGTTGGACAAGACTCTACTCGGCCTCGGTCTTTTTACTAGTGACGGgatttctctttgaaaaattaccTTCTTTGGAGTCGAAAGAGAAGGACGTTGTTGGTCGTCTCGAAGTTGCCAATCGCTCCTCCATTTGTCTGAATGTCTTCGTCACATCAGCCATTTGCTTCTGTTACGTGGGTAAAAGAATGTCGGCCCTCACCCAAAAAATGATCCAGTGCGAACAAGACTTGATCGCTCTTGGTTGCCACTtgcaa aatcGGTTAGCAGTTTACTGTTGGATCGTTTTGGCCATTGGAAGCGTGGCAACAATCTTGAACGAATTAGTGATTGGCATAAAATACATCCGTCCTACAATGAACTCAGcaaccgaagaagaagatcaatcAACACTGCTGGTCATCTTTCGTTCGATTATGACTCCCTTTACAGCTGGATTGATGCCGTTTGTCGACTTTTCAGTTATTCACCTGAGCTTAATCTTTTCAGCTTACCTGAAGCAATTGCGAAAGGAGATTGAACACTGGTCTTCCTTGGGACTCAAAGCTAAAGAACGACTCCGTTTGACTTACTGGGAGGTTCAATCCCTaattaaagtaaatttaaTCAACGACT CGGATGACATATTTTCACCGACGATCTTGATCGAAAGCCTCAGTTGCGTGGCTCACTTGACACTGCAAATTAACATTCTAGTCGGAACGAAGATCGAGTCCTCCGAGTCTGATGAATACGACAAACATCACGTGTTTATGGTCACTGCAATCACCACTGTTTACCTTTTTATCCGCTTCATTTCGTCCTCTCTTTTCGCCGAAATGATTCACCGAGAGAGATTCAAAAGCCAACGATGTCTTTACGAGCAGTCCGGAGAAGAATTTTGGTCCTATGATCTAGAACTACTTGTG ACGAAAAGATTTGTCCACCAACTGACTTTGCCGTTGGGTTTTACCGGTTGCGGCTTTTTCAAGCTGGGCAAGAGCTACCTGATCGCC atgtGCGGTACTATTTTAACCTACGAGATCGTCCTGATGGATATGGCCAACTCAAAAAATCCGGCAACTTTTGAGAGTTGCTTAAATAACAGTTTTACTCTTGCGCAACACGGGACCGGAATTgctgaaaattcaaattaa
- the LOC124197987 gene encoding uncharacterized protein LOC124197987 yields the protein MIAFGILLGFCALSQSLPIGNPTDSVLIDYKADSHSRFEEGTPGKSVKGSYSWINEDKVYQVDYTADEKGYRPRLTVKSVSEAEQKPIAQQESVQVSENKEEKPVKESIADAIIYEIPSLIQHDIFQVPALPNEEKKKVTPEKEVGTDAIVLEIPVLDVAQQDSVQVPALLNAPMTEAGDAFIFEIPLFDVAQQQDGFQNPTLENEEKVTPGIEGGFDAIILDIPDFDEPTPLVQKGSQASLTSQDDKIVAEQIVAPPSKPVTLQADSQSDSNKIADKVAVKIPDASVQEQDVVQIVPPKVTEEVKPDQFVVVVAPAQSGLAGQQFNSQIQLFSQGEPSEAEQEKVGDDEGVVILQLPSNSDVDGQEEGYSQDDTTNPEIDTSDLYNIAPLFNFQPQGPTDDEIYTDDAIIIDAAGDPFASDGAQADEDQDWGQAESQDQASEYLNAMLQEYLNQFYSNPKQKVDSKENHRSKFEDDLIKSYNDYKQEKISRKEDDFSATSDYQRMLEALSSGEQQVVSYDDYQNFLRHFQIEEEDRPRSKVSDVITQDQGESNEELEGAFRVLMDLPENDGEQLIAHKKENSKFESGDQLYAIDETFLRELYYQLWLDAQQQPAQPEPMYYAIYPESAYYYR from the exons ATGATTGCCTTCGGG ATTTTGTTAGGTTTTTGCGCCTTGTCTCAATCGTTGCCGATTGGTAATCCTACCGATTCGGTCTTGATCGACTACAAAGCGGATTCGCACTCCCGGTTTGAAGAGGGCACACCAGGAAAGAGTGTCAAAGGTTCATACAG CTGGATCAATGAAGACAAAGTCTATCAAGTAGATTACACAGCCGATGAAAAAGGGTATCGACCACGTCTAACTGTCAAATCCGTTTCCGAAGCTGAACAGAAGCCGATCGCTCAGCAAGAAAGCGTTCAGGTCTCCGAAAATAAAGAGGAGAAGCCGGTGAAAGAATCCATCGCGGATGCGATTATCTACGAAATTCCAAGTCTCATTCAACATGATATCTTTCAAGTCCCCGCATTGCCAaacgaagagaagaagaaggtgacaCCGGAGAAAGAAGTCGGCACGGATGCCATTGTCCTTGAAATTCCAGTTCTTGACGTCGCTCAACAGGATAGCGTTCAAGTTCCCGCGCTTCTAAATGCACCAATGACCGAGGCCGGCGATGCATTCATCTTCGAAATTCCTCTCTTTGATGTCGCTCAACAGCAGGATGGTTTTCAGAATCCTACTTTGGAAAACGAAGAGAAGGTGACACCGGGGATAGAGGGCGGCTTTGATGCGATTATCCTCGACATTCCCGACTTTGATGAACCCACTCCGCTGGTACAAAAAGGAAGCCAAGCTTCACTTACGTCGCAAGATGACAAGATCGTTGCCGAACAAATTGTTGCTCCTCCATCGAAGCCCGTCACCCTTCAAGCCGATTCGCAAAGcgattcaaacaaaattgcgGATAAGGTGGCCGTAAAGATTCCAGATGCTTCCGTCCAAGAACAAGATGTCGTTCAAATTGTACCGCCAAAGGTAACCGAGGAAGTGAAACCAGAccaatttgttgttgtggttgctCCAGCCCAATCTGGTCTGGCGGGACAACAATTCAACAGCCAAATCCAATTATTTTCACAAGGTGAACCGAGCGAGGCGGAACAAGAGAAAGTTGGTGATGATGAAGGTGTTGTTATTCTTCAACTCCCATCTAATTCTGATGTCGACGGACAAGAGGAAGGCTACAGTCAAGATGATACAACCAATCCAGAGATCGACACTTCAGACCTTTACAATATTGCTCCATTGTTTAACTTTCAGCCTCAAGGCCCAACCGACGATGAAATTTACACTGACGATGCTATAATTATCGATGCTGCGGGTGATCCATTTGCTTCCGACGGTGCCCAAGCCGATGAAGACCAAGATTGGGGCCAGGCTGAAAGCCAAGATCAAGCTTCAGAGTACCTCAACGCAATGCTCCAGGAATACCTGAACCAGTTCTACAGCAATCCCAAGCAAAAAGTTGACAGCAAGGAAAATCATCGATCGAAATTCGAAGACGATCTTATTAAATCCTACAATGACtataaacaagagaaaatctCAAGAAAAGAGGATGACTTTTCAGCTACATCCGACTACCAAAGAATGCTGGAGGCCTTATCATCTGGCGAGCAGCAAGTCGTCTCTTACGACGACTACCAAAATTTCCttcgtcattttcaaattgaagaaGAGGATCGACCGCGATCGAAAGTCAGCGATGTCATCACCCAAGACCAGGGAGAATCCAACGAGGAATTGGAAGGAGCATTTCGCGTCCTAATGGATTTACCTGAAAATGATGGCGAGCAGCTCATCGCTCACAAGAAAGAGAACTCGAAATTCGAATCGGGAGATCAGTTGTATGCCATAGACGAAACATTCCTGCGAGAATTGTATTACCAACTGTGGCTCGACGCTCAGCAGCAACCCGCCCAGCCGGAACCGATGTACTACGCTATTTATCCAGAATCAGCGTATTACTACCGTTAA
- the LOC124197990 gene encoding acetyl-CoA acetyltransferase, cytosolic-like isoform X1 has product MKPADVYIVSAARTPIGSFCGKLSSFRGSELGTIVIQEALKRASVKPDDVSEVIMGQILMTLEGQNPARQAACNAGIPYSVPAYTVNMLCGSGLKAVMLASQSIQLGVSSIVVCGGQESMSRVPHAILMRPGIKMGNGTLNDTMIHDGLTDAFNHYHMGVTAENVAKQCQISRQQQDEYAVQSQQRTEEARKAKKFETEIVPVTVKDRKGEIIVNEDEFPRPETSLATLSKLRPAFATQDGTVTAGNSSGLNDGAAALVLVSSAEMKKRSLTPLARIVSYSQIGLDPSVMGLGPVQAVREAVAKAEWTLDSVDLFELNEAFAAQAVSVINQLGIDPSKSNVNGGAIALGHPVGASGARVLVSLVHSMVDRQAHRGVAALCVGGGMGVAMCVERS; this is encoded by the exons atgaaaccgGCAGATGTATATATTGTTAGTGCCGCCAGAACCCCTATTG GGTCTTTCTGTGGGAAACTTTCGTCGTTTCGTGGCAGCGAATTAGGGACTATCGTTATCCAAGAAGCCCTAAAACGAGCTTCAGTAAAACCGGATGATGTTTCTGAAGTCATCATGGGACAG ATACTAATGACTTTAGAGGGGCAAAATCCTGCCCGTCAAGCTGCCTGCAACGCAGGAATTCCATACTCTGTACCAGCATATACAGTCAATATGCTGTGTGGTTCAGGATTAAA GGCAGTCATGCTAGCTTCCCAGTCTATTCAACTTGGTGTGTCTTCAATAGTTGTCTGCGGAGGCCAAGAATCTATGAGCCGTGTTCCTCATGCTATTCTAATGAGACCAGGAATTAAAATGGGCAATGGTACATTAAATGATACCATGATTCATGATGGTCTCACTGATGCTTTCAACCATTATCACATGGGAGTTACAG CTGAAAATGTTGCGAAACAATGCCAAATATCTCGTCAACAACAAGATGAATATGCTGTGCAATCACAGCAACGGACAGAGGAAGccagaaaagccaaaaaatttGAGACGGAAATCGTACCCGTCACAGTCAAAGATCGAAAGGGTGAAATCATTGTAAATGAAGACGAGTTTCCGAGACCTGAAACCAGTCTTGCTACTCTATCCAAACTCCGACCCGCCTTTGCAACT CAGGATGGCACGGTGACTGCAGGCAATTCTTCTGGTTTAAACGACGGAGCTGCGGCCCTTGTCCTCGTTTCATCAGCTGAAATGAAAAAGCGCTCTCTAACACCTCTGGCCCGCATTGTGTCCTACAGCCAGATAGGCCTCGACCCATCAGTCATGGGCTTAGGCCCAGTCCAAGCCGTTCGTGAAGCCGTCGCCAAAGCCGAATGGACGTTGGATAGTGTCGACTTGTTCGAGCTGAACGAAGCCTTCGCTGCACAGGCCGTGTCTGTGATCAACCAGCTGGGTATCGACCCCAGCAAGAGTAACGTCAACGGTGGCGCAATCGCTCTCGGCCATCCTGTCGGAGCATCCGGCGCGCGAGTCCTCGTCTCGCTAGTCCACTCAATGGTCGATCGGCAAGCGCATCGGGGAGTTGCTGCCTTGTGCGTCGGCGGTGGCATGGGAGTCGCTATGTGTGTCGAACGCAGCTGA
- the LOC124197993 gene encoding uncharacterized protein LOC124197993: protein MHLYILVVAFLIDVAHAGPLRRESSASNQIILSYKTDTHSRHETGIPGRAVQGSYSYIGGDGRWYKVTYEADERGYRAKSEQLPWPLQPVVSPLPPVHHSDITVKPAPTVVHIKDEEPAVVEMSEKEPIKKLPATQITWNNTKSNVTLKDDNVLKEEQPTQPQLVPAIVEPTEKLAIHVPLFTKVYSLKSTKSQQSKHRKNKAGSQSPITRYKLSFLPAYGLVMH, encoded by the exons ATGCACCTTTAc ATTTTAGTCGTCGCCTTTTTGATTGACGTCGCTCACGCGGGACCTTTGAGACGGGAATCTAGTGCGAGTAACCAAATTATTTTGAGCTACAAAACGGACACTCACTCCCGTCACGAAACCGGAATACCCGGACGCGCCGTGCAAGGATCGTACAG TTACATCGGTGGCGATGGTCGGTGGTATAAGGTGACCTACGAAGCGGACGAGAGAGGATACCGGGCAAAGAGTGAGCAATTACCTTGGCCACTTCAACCGGTAGTCAGCCCACTGCCGCCAGTCCATCATTCGGATATCACCGTGAAACCAGCCCCAACAGTCGTCCATATCAAGGATGAGGAACCTGCTGTGGTGGAAATGAGCGAAAAAGagccaattaaaaaattaccagcAACTCAAATCACTTGGAACAATACAAAGTCAAACGTGACACTAAAAGATGACAATGTtttaaaagaggaacaacCCACGCAACCACAACTAGTACCCGCGATAGTCGAGCCAACAGAAAAACTGGCGATTCACGTGCCACTCTTCACCAAAGTTTACAGcttgaaatcaacaaaatcCCAGCAGTCTAAACACCGGAAAAATAAAGCTGGATCACAGTCCCCAATTACTCGCTACAAactttccttccttccggCTTACGGTTTAGTGATGCACTGA
- the LOC124198004 gene encoding uncharacterized protein LOC124198004: MVSYTRLNPNIFRGLSVTNVVLWVVCTGLVTAITIRYTNLCAGITENSVGNLDYVYAGLWSSLSYGIAGLVGMCASYTRRRKQMISLLVLCGIGCAGAIAAAGIAGHIAVYITNNKDDVNNTICHPEVLYPPVFTQQQAEEDCRIWAILEYTLMSYSIAAAVVNAVLLVCIGVAMTGPKVHSNLV; encoded by the exons ATGGTTTCATACACTCGTCTGAATCCTAATATTTTCCGAGGTCTCTCGGTCACAAATGTCGTCCTTTGGGTAGTCTGCACTGGCTTGGTG ACGGCCATCACCATTCGCTACACAAATCTTTGTGCTGGAATAACTGAAAATTCTGTTGGAAATCTGGATTATGTTTATGCTGGACTATGGTCTAGCCTGTCTTACGGCATAGCTGGACTAGTAGGAATGTGTGCAAGCTACACGCGTAGGCGGAAACA GATGATATCATTGCTCGTGCTTTGCGGTATTGGATGCGCTGGAGCCATAGCGGCAGCGGGAATAGCTGGACATATCGCCGTCTACATCACAAACAACAAGGATGATGTGAACAACACAATCTGCCACCCAGAAGTACTTTATCCTCCCGTATTTACGCAACAGCAGGCGGAGGAAGACT gtAGGATTTGGGCTATCTTGGAGTACACTTTAATGTCTTACAGCATCGCAGCCGCAGTGGTCAACGCCGTTCTTCTAGTATGTATCGGGGTAGCCATGACCGGGCCTAAAGTGCACAGCAATTTGGTGTGA
- the LOC124197989 gene encoding fibrous sheath CABYR-binding protein-like — protein MDQRLSSVCSCVRHCSREMKMIPAVILICIATTVTSAPTSQYTINVDGPEGRHVQMGEPGKAVSGFYTSRSLDGLMEYKTNYEADDKGYRATGDHLPVAAVLPAVRSLDSAPEGYVFKYEAPGGHSHYMMGQPGKSVQGSFTYVDAEGRSQRVDYEADEKGYRVLPIKEEETPIAIASVSADAEVVKAAEPVIPVEAEPIPEIVAEPITQVVAEPVVAAPVPEAVAEPVVVAAAADPAPKPVVVEDPSSRTILVTEEKPVEMMYYQKDTGAAEAATRTISEEEKPAVMMYYPKDAEVAKEAEPATRTIPEEEKPAYMMYYIKDAGDVEVAEPASRTIPEEQPAAMMYYPKEAEVAKEAEPASRTIPEEQPAAMMYYPKDAEVAEPSSRTIQGASEAVAEPAPAVETVASDSAPAQPVAESTQSNTQGKAVYALPIALPGATYYGLPARFVQPALPAFHYAAPYAYAYGYNVGYPLTGGSYVYAH, from the exons ATGGATCAGAGGCTCTCCAGCGTTTGTTCTTGTGTAAGACATTGTAgcagagaaatgaaaatgattccgGCA gtgaTTCTGATTTGTATCGCAACGACGGTGACATCTGCACCGACTAGCCAGTACACGATTAACGTTGATGGGCCGGAAGGTCGTCATGTACAGATGGGCGAACCCGGCAAAGCTGTCTCCGGCTTTTACAC CTCCCGGAGTTTAGACGGCCTGATGgaatacaaaacaaattacGAGGCTGACGACAAAGGTTATCGTGCAACGGGTGATCATTTACCTGTCGCCGCTGTCCTTCCGGCAGTTCGTTCGTTGGATTCCGCACCGGAAGGCTACGTTTTCAAATACGAAGCTCCTGGAGGTCACAGCCACTACATGATGGGCCAACCTGGCAAATCTGTCCAAGGATCATTCAC ATACGTTGATGCTGAGGGAAGATCACAACGCGTCGACTACGAAGCCGACGAGAAAGGCTACCGAGTCCTGCCCATCAAAGAAGAGGAAACACCCATTGCAATTGCCTCCGTAAGTGCTGACGCTGAAGTCGTCAAAGCGGCCGAGCCAGTCATCCCAGTTGAGGCCGAACCGATTCCAGAGATTGTAGCCGAACCTATCACCCAAGTTGTTGCTGAACCGGTCGTCGCTGCACCTGTCCCAGAAGCTGTTGCCGAACCTGTCGTAgtggccgctgctgctgatccCGCCCCAAAACCTGTAGTAGTTGAAGATCCATCGAGTCGAACAATCCTTGTGACGGAAGAGAAACCCGTTGAAATGATGTACTACCAAAAGGACACGGGAGCCGCCGAAGCAGCTACTCGAACCATCTCAGAAGAGGAAAAACCAGCTGTCATGATGTATTATCCAAAGGACGCTGAAGTCGCCAAAGAGGCCGAACCGGCGACGCGAACGatcccagaagaagaaaaaccagcTTACATGATGTACTACATCAAAGACGCCGGAGACGTCGAAGTAGCCGAACCTGCCAGTCGAACGATCCCAGAAGAACAGCCAGCAGCCATGATGTACTATCCTAAAGAAGCTGAGGTGGCCAAAGAAGCCGAACCTGCCAGTCGAACAATCCCAGAGGAACAACCAGCCGCCATGATGTACTATCCCAAAGATGCTGAAGTTGCTGAACCGTCCAGTAGAACGATTCAAGGCGCTTCCGAAGCAGTTGCTGAACCGGCTCCCGCTGTCGAAACAGTCGCAAGTGATTCTGCACCTGCCCAGCCGGTTGCTGAATCCACTCAATCAAATACCCAAGGAAAAGCGGTCTACGCCCTGCCTATCGCCCTACCCGGTGCAACTTATTACGGCCTTCCAGCCAGATTCGTCCAGCCAGCCTTGCCCGCATTTCATTACGCTGCGCCCTACGCTTACGCTTACGGCTACAACGTTGGTTATCCTCTGACAGGAGGAAGCTACGTTTACGCTCATTAA
- the LOC124197988 gene encoding uncharacterized protein LOC124197988: MASISIEFFRAVSVGSLDDLNEIIGKIGGEMIFNLAQSYNETGETPLLVAISNRHLHVVQFLVGVLEIDISQEGRFSWKDLDYLKIPPLFAAIISDQMSIINYLIETKKVAVNLDLFLSDSPNRHIFELLRQINILELIGAAYILHGDRESLLCGLSYLKKSEYFVPFPVDETMEEAEQIPTKDELIIQRALIVCELVLRQLRLFPNIYILSNFIKHSWMSWISVLQQLNIWWENSASFVSAEAWNFNKTALDHCLSSIRHEQNDFPASTSCIFKKLTFVFSFASEHLIRIHSMYWPTNQKDRADNIHDTTKIVCILSVSIMRMLPQVSFQDGERFKQNLARYIHIYEEWESDKPNLFHRACNLFYVVEQKEPDYQQVIRLFLEAGANPNAIDADGNIPLHCLLPKNDFEYWLTNPWDNPNENDIPVIRSNFIESVRVLLDAGSHVDQSNRRRESVLELLKRNRKKQQSFKASFDSRLDDVIHSVLPLTCYCAQSIQKNNIPVENLPPTLQLFVRNH, translated from the exons atggcCTCCATCAGTATTGAATTCTTCCGTGCTGTGTCTGTTGGATCGCTAGACGACCTGAACGAAATTATCGGCAAAATCGGGGgggaaatgattttcaatctgGCCCAATCGTACAATGAAACGGGAGAAACGCCTCTGCTCGTGGCCATCAGCAATAGGCATCTACATGTAGTCCAATTTTTGGTTGGCGTATTGGAAATAGACATCAGTCAAGAAGGTCGATTTTCCTGGAAAGATTtggattatttgaaaatcCCGCCATTATTTGCAGCCATCATTTCAGATCAAATGTCCATCATCAATTACCtgatcgaaacaaaaaaagttgcagtGAATTTGGATTTGTTCTTGAGTGATTCGCCTAATCGCCATATATTTGAATTGCTTCGCCAAATTAATATTCTAGAATTGATCGGTGCCGCATACATCTTGCATGGGGACCGGGAGAGTCTTCTGTGCGGATTGTCTTACTTGAAGAAATCCGAATATTTTGTGCCTTTCCCAGTTGATG AGACAATGGAAGAAGCGGAACAAATTCCTACAAAAGATGAACTAATAATTCAGCGAGCTCTTATTGTTTGTGAGCTAGTCCTAAGGCAGCTGCGTCTATTTCCCAACATTTACATCCTTTCCAACTTCATCAAGCATTCATGGATGTCATGGATATCTGTCTTGCAGCAATTGAACATTTGGTGGGAAAATTCAGCTTCGTTCGTCTCAGCCGAGGCGTGGAACTTCAACAAAACGGCCCTCGACCACTGTTTGAGTTCAATCCGACATGAGCAAAACGATTTCCCCGCTAGCACTTCTtgtatattcaaaaaattaacgtTTGTTTTCAGCTTCGCCTCTGAGCATTTGATCAGGATCCATTCAATGTACTGGCCAACTAACCAAAAGGATCGCGCCGATAATATTCACGATACAACCAAAATTGTCTGTATCCTTTCCGTATCGATTATGCGCATGCTACCCCAGGTGAGTTTCCAGGACGGCGAACGATTCAAGCAAAATCTTGCACGTTACATCCACATCTACGAAGAATGGGAATCAGACAAGCCCAATCTCTTCCATCGAGCTTGCAatcttttttatgttgttgAGCAGAAAGAGCCCGATTACCAGCAGGTCATCCGACTGTTTCTGGAAGCCGGAGCAAATCCCAACGCCATCGACGCAGACGGCAACATCCCCCTTCACTGTTTGCTGCCTAAAAACGATTTTGAATATTGGCTCACGAATCCCTGGGACAACCCGAATGAAAATGATATTCCAGTGATTCgatcaaattttattgaaagtGTTCGAGTTCTTTTGGATGCTGGGAGCCACGTAGACCAATCGAATCGACGACGTGAATCGGTCTTGGAACTTTTGAAGCGAAACAGAAAGAAGCAGCAAAGTTTCAAAGCGTCATTCGATTCGCGTCTTGATGACGTGATTCATAGCGTTTTACCTCTAACTTGTTATTGTGCTCAATCAATCCAGAAGAATAATATCCCTGTTGAAAACTTACCACCCACTCTGCAGCTGTTTGTTCGAAATCACTGA
- the LOC124197991 gene encoding uncharacterized protein LOC124197991, translating into MCSFKLMAFACLVAAAAAVAADLPAGAKNPAAQDVGNYTVLYDGPDGSHLQTGEPGKAVKGFYTFFDSRGRKQKVTYEADARGYRVTSAAVVATESAHQIPVTTRRPRIIEKIVPKLQGGVFFTKKVNEARSELREQSTVRTTSVETPQSTSKPNPVTTSIPTLKEAEKEIIHLKTVPKSQIKFKEPRALLNYDFAYNLGYPYVAGIYVYAL; encoded by the exons ATGTGTAGTTTCAAG CTGATGGCCTTCGCGTGtttggtggcggcggcggcagcggtggCAGCAGATCTCCCCGCGGGGGCGAAGAATCCAGCAGCTCAAGATGTTGGCAACTACACCGTTTTGTACGACGGGCCAGACGGAAGTCACCTACAGACGGGCGAACCAGGAAAAGCAGTGAAAGGATTTTACAC TTTTTTCGACTCTCGTGGAAGAAAGCAAAAAGTCACATACGAAGCGGATGCGAGAGGATACCGCGTGACGTCCGCTGCCGTCGTGGCCACCGAATCAGCCCATCAAATTCCGGTTACTACTCGTCGACCGAGAATCATTGAAAAGATCGTGCCCAAACTACAAGGAGGAGTTTTCTTCACGAAGAAAGTTAACGAAGCTCGATCGGAATTGAGGGAACAATCCACAGTTCGCACAACATCAGTTGAGACCCCCCAATCAACCAGCAAACCAAACCCAGTTACCACCTCAATTCCAACGTTGAAGGAAGCTGAAAAAGAGATCATACACTTAAAGACTGTTCCGAaaagtcaaatcaaattcaaagaaCCTAGAGCACTACTCAACTATGACTTTGCTTACAATTTGGGCTACCCTTATGTAGCTGGCATTTACGTGTATGCCCTTTGA
- the LOC124197990 gene encoding acetyl-CoA acetyltransferase, cytosolic-like isoform X2 yields MKPADVYIVSAARTPIGSFCGKLSSFRGSELGTIVIQEALKRASVKPDDVSEVIMGQILMTLEGQNPARQAACNAGIPYSVPAYTVNMLCGSGLKAVMLASQSIQLGVSSIVVCGGQESMSRVPHAILMRPGIKMGNGTLNDTMIHDGLTDAFNHYHMGVTAENVAKQCQISRQQQDEYAVQSQQRTEEARKAKKFETEIVPVTVKDRKGEIIVNEDEFPRPETSLATLSKLRPAFATDGTVTAGNSSGLNDGAAALVLVSSAEMKKRSLTPLARIVSYSQIGLDPSVMGLGPVQAVREAVAKAEWTLDSVDLFELNEAFAAQAVSVINQLGIDPSKSNVNGGAIALGHPVGASGARVLVSLVHSMVDRQAHRGVAALCVGGGMGVAMCVERS; encoded by the exons atgaaaccgGCAGATGTATATATTGTTAGTGCCGCCAGAACCCCTATTG GGTCTTTCTGTGGGAAACTTTCGTCGTTTCGTGGCAGCGAATTAGGGACTATCGTTATCCAAGAAGCCCTAAAACGAGCTTCAGTAAAACCGGATGATGTTTCTGAAGTCATCATGGGACAG ATACTAATGACTTTAGAGGGGCAAAATCCTGCCCGTCAAGCTGCCTGCAACGCAGGAATTCCATACTCTGTACCAGCATATACAGTCAATATGCTGTGTGGTTCAGGATTAAA GGCAGTCATGCTAGCTTCCCAGTCTATTCAACTTGGTGTGTCTTCAATAGTTGTCTGCGGAGGCCAAGAATCTATGAGCCGTGTTCCTCATGCTATTCTAATGAGACCAGGAATTAAAATGGGCAATGGTACATTAAATGATACCATGATTCATGATGGTCTCACTGATGCTTTCAACCATTATCACATGGGAGTTACAG CTGAAAATGTTGCGAAACAATGCCAAATATCTCGTCAACAACAAGATGAATATGCTGTGCAATCACAGCAACGGACAGAGGAAGccagaaaagccaaaaaatttGAGACGGAAATCGTACCCGTCACAGTCAAAGATCGAAAGGGTGAAATCATTGTAAATGAAGACGAGTTTCCGAGACCTGAAACCAGTCTTGCTACTCTATCCAAACTCCGACCCGCCTTTGCAACT GATGGCACGGTGACTGCAGGCAATTCTTCTGGTTTAAACGACGGAGCTGCGGCCCTTGTCCTCGTTTCATCAGCTGAAATGAAAAAGCGCTCTCTAACACCTCTGGCCCGCATTGTGTCCTACAGCCAGATAGGCCTCGACCCATCAGTCATGGGCTTAGGCCCAGTCCAAGCCGTTCGTGAAGCCGTCGCCAAAGCCGAATGGACGTTGGATAGTGTCGACTTGTTCGAGCTGAACGAAGCCTTCGCTGCACAGGCCGTGTCTGTGATCAACCAGCTGGGTATCGACCCCAGCAAGAGTAACGTCAACGGTGGCGCAATCGCTCTCGGCCATCCTGTCGGAGCATCCGGCGCGCGAGTCCTCGTCTCGCTAGTCCACTCAATGGTCGATCGGCAAGCGCATCGGGGAGTTGCTGCCTTGTGCGTCGGCGGTGGCATGGGAGTCGCTATGTGTGTCGAACGCAGCTGA